The region TCCAGTACGGCGGCCAAACCCCGCTGAAACTGGCGCGTGCCCTGGAAGAAGCCGGCGTGCCGATCATCGGCATCCAGCCCGGACGCTATCGACCGTGCTGAAGACCGTGAGCGCTTCCAGCAAATGGTTGAGCGCCTGAATCTGCGTCAGCCGCCAAACGCTACCGTTCGCAGCGAAGACGAAGCGATTCGCGCTGCTGCCAAGATCGGTTACCCGCTGGTGGTTCGTCCGTCCTACGTACTGGGCGGTCGTGCGATGGAAATCGTCTACGAAGAAGAAGAACTCAAGCGCTACCTGCGTGACGCGGTGAAAGTGTCCAACGACAGCCCGGTGCTGCTCGACCACTTCCTCAACTGCGCCATCGAAATGGACGTGGATGCAGTTTGCGACGGCACCGACGTGGTGATCGGCGCGATCATGCAGCACATCGAGCAGGCCGGCGTTCACTCCGGTGACTCCGCGTGCTCCCTGCCGCCGTACTCTCTGCCTGGGCACATCCAGGACGAGATGCGCGAACAGGTCAAGAAAATGGCCCTGGAGCTGGGCGTTGTCGGCCTGATGAACGTTCAGTTGGCGCTGCAAGGCGAAGACATCTACGTCATCGAAGTCAACCCGCGCGCTTCCCGTACCGTACCGTTCGTGTCCAAGTGCATCGGTGTTTCCCTGGCAATGATCGCGGCTCGCGTGATGGCCGGTAAAACCCTGAAAGAAATCGGCTTCACCAAAGAAATCATTCCGAACTTCTACAGCGTGAAAGAGGCGGTGTTCCCATTCGCCAAATTCCCTGGCGTGGACCCGATCCTGGGCCCAGAGATGAAGTCCACCGGTGAAGTGATGGGCGTGGGTGATACCTTCGGTGAAGCGTTCGCCAAGGCCCAAATGGGCGCCAGCGAAGTGCTGCCGACCGGCGGTACCGCGTTCATCAGCGTGCGTGACGACGACAAGCCGCTGGTTGCAGCGTGTGGCCCGTGATCTGATCCAACTTGGGCTTCGAAGTGGTTGCCACTGCCGGTACTGCCAAGCTGATCGAAGCCGCAGGCCTGAAAGTGCGTCGTGTGAACAAAGTGACCGAAGGTCGTCCGCACGTGGTCGACATGATCAAAAATGACGAAGCACCCTGATCATCAACACCACCGAAGGTCGTCAATCGATCGCTGATTCGTACTCCATTCGTCGTAATGCCTTGCAGCACAAGATCTACTGCACCACCACCATTGCTGCTGGCGAAGCTATCTGTGAAGCGCTGAAGTTCGGTCCCGAGAAGACTGTGCGCCGCTTGCAGGACCTACACGCAGGATTGAAGGCATGATCAAATACCCAATGACCGTCCAGGGTGCCAAAGCCCTGGAAGAGGAACACGCTCACCTGACCAAGGTCGTCCGTCCGAAGCTCAGCCAGGACATCGGTACGGCCCGCGAATTGGGTGATCTGAAGGAAAACGCCGAATACCACGCTGCTCGCGAGCAGCAGGGTATGGTCGAGGCGCGGATCCGTGACATCGAAGGCCGTATGCAGAATGCGGTGATCATTGATGTCACGACCATTCCTCATACCGGCAAAGTGATTTTCGGTACCACCGTTGAAATCGCCAACGTCGAAACTGACGAGACCGTCATTTACCACATCGTTGGTGAGGACGAGGCTGACTTCAAGCTGGGCAAGATTTCGGTGGGTTCGCCACTGGCTCGCGCCTTGATCGCCAAGCAAGAAGGCGATGTGGTCGCCGTGAAAACGCCAGGTGGCGTTATCGAGTACGAGATTGTCGAAGTCCGTCACATCTAAAAGAAGGCGCCCGCTACGTGCGGGCGCCATGCTTTGGCAACTGACCCAGATGTTGTGGGTTGGGGGCCTGTGGCTGTTGCATATCGGTTTGCTGCCGGCGTTGGGCAAAATTGGCCTGGCGCCGCTGCTGATCGATGAAATTGAAGGCATGCTTGATGCGCTGATGGTGGGATTCGCCACAGCGTGTGTGATTTTTCAGGCTTTGGTGCTGGTTCAGGCCGAGGGCCTTGTCAGTCTATGGCGGGATATTCGCGGGCAACTGCTGCTGATGGCGCTCTATGCGTGCGCGATGTATTTCGTCGTGCGCTTCGATTGGCCGGATGCAGTGCGCTGGGAAGAGTTCAGCTATCTGGTCCTGGGGTTTGCCGGGCTGGTGCTGGTGTTGCAGCCGGTGCCTGGATGGAGTGGCAGGGTGCGCGAAGCACACCCTTGACCCTTGCCATCACTTGAAGCGATGGACGTTCGACAGCTGCTTGTTGACGCTGAAGTTCTTGCGGTAAATCAGTGCCATCTTGCCGATAACCTGAACCAGGTCCGCTTTGCCGACCTTGCACAGTTCTGCAATGTTCGCCAGGCGCGACTCGCGATCGAGGATGTTGAGCTTGATTTTAATCAGCTCGTGATCCGCCAACGCGCGTTCAAGTTCGGCTAACACACCTTCAGTCAAACCGTTATCAGCCACAGTCAAAACTGGTTTCAGATGGTGGCCAATGGATTTGTACTGTTTCTTCTGCTCTTGAGTGAGCGGCATAATCTGACCCCTGCGTCTGATCTTGTAAAAAGCGGCGGCCAGTTTACCCGAGCGAGTCCGGGACCGCCCAGTTAATCACGACCCGTTTTATTTTCGAGGTGGCCCGTGGCCCGTTCCAAGACAAGTCTTAAATGGCTGCAAGAGCATTTCAACGACCCATTCGTCAAAATGGCGCAAAAAGACGGGTACCGCTCCCGTGCCAGCTACAAACTGCTGGAGATCCAGGACAGGGATCGTCTGATCCGCCCCGGCATGAGCGTGATCGACCTGGGCGCCGCCCCGGGTGGCTGGTCCCAAGTGACCAGTCGTCTGATTGGTGGGCAAGGCACGCTGATCGCTTCCGACATCCTGGAAATGGACAGCATCCCTGATGTGACCTTTATTCAGGGTGACTTCACCGAGGATGCAGTGCTCGCGCAGATTCTCGAAGCTGTCGGAAAAAACGAGGTGGACCTTGTGATTTCCGATATGGCCCCCAATATGAGTGGATTGGCGTCTGTAGATATGCCGCGATCAATGTTCCTGTGCGAGTTGGCACTGGATCTTGCGGTACGGGTATTGAAGCCAGGTGGTGATTTTTTGATCAAGGTCTTCCAGGGTGAAGGCTTCGACGAATACCACAAGAGCGTTCGCATGCAGTTCGAAAAGGTCACGACGCGCAAGCCTAAATCGTCGCGCGATCGCTCTCGTGAGCAGTACCTGCTGGGCCGCGGTTTCCGCGGGCGTAGCGAGGAATAAGAGGTTTTTCGACCGGGGTGATAGGTTTTTCGCATTTCGCCTCGTGAGCATTAGCGAATATTGTGTAGAAAGTGTTTCACAAAGGGTTACAGACGGCGCCTGCCAGAGCCGTAGGTAATGTAGTAAGTTAGGCCGGTGAATATCATGCGAAGCGCGCGCCAGTAGCGGAGCTTGCTTCAGAGGGTAGTTAATTGAACGATATGGCAAAGAATCTGATCCTGTGGTTGATCATCGCGGCTGTCCTTGTGACGGTGATGAACAACTTCTCCAGCCCTAACGAGCCGCAGACCCTTAACTATTCCGACTTCATCCAGCAGGTCAAGGATGGCAAGGTCGAGCGCGTAGCCGTGGATGGCTATGTGATTACCGGCAAGCGCAACGATGGCGACAGCTTCAAGACCATTCGTCCGGCAATTCAGGACAATGGCCTGATCGGCGACCTGGTGGATAACCACGTCGTAGTCGAAGGCAAGCAGCCGGAACAGCAAAGCATCTGGACTCAACTCCTGGTCGCAAGCTTCCCGATCCTGGTGATCATCGCCGTGTTCATGTTCTTCATGCGGCAGATGCAGGGTGGCGCTGGAGGCAAGGGCGGGCCGATGAGCTTCGGCAAGAGCAAGGCGCGCCTGCTCTCCGAAGATCAGGTGAAAACCACCTTGGGTGACGTTGCAGGTTGCGACGAAGCCAAGGAAGAAGTCGGTGAGCTGGTCGAGTTCCTGCGTGATCCGGGCAAGTTCCAGCGTCTGGGCGGTCGCATTCCTCGCGGCGTGCTGATGGTCGGTCCTCCGGGTACCGGTAAAACCTTGCTTGCCAAGGCGATTGCCGGTGAAGCCAAGGTTCCGTTCTTCACGATCTCCGGTTCCGATTTCGTCGAAATGTTCGTCGGCGTTGGTGCCAGCCGTGTTCGTGACATGTTCGAACAAGCCAAAAAGCACGCGCCATGCATCATCTTCATCGATGAAATCGACGCTGTCGGTCGCCACCGTGGCGCCGGCATGGGCGGTGGTCACGATGAGCGCGAGCAGACACTCAACCAGTTGCTGGTAGAGATGGACGGCTTTGAAATGAATGACGGCATCATCGTGATCGCTGCAACCAACCGTCCGGACGTTCTGGACCCTGCGTTGCTGCGTCCGGGCCGTTTCGACCGTCAGGTTGTGGTCGGCTTGCCGGATATCCGTGGTCGTGAGCAGATCCTCAAGGTTCACATGCGCAAAGTGCCGATGGGTGACGATGTCGCTCCGGCCGTAATTGCTCGTGGTACGCCTGGTTTCTCTGGTGCCGACCTGGCCAACCTGGTAAACGAAGCGTCGTTGTTCGCTGCCCGTACCGGCAAGCGCATCGTTGAGATGAAAGAGTTCGAACTGGCCAAAGACAAGATCATGATGGGCGCCGAGCGCAAATCGATGGTCATGTCCGAGAAAGAGAAGCAGAACACCGCTTACCACGAGGCTGGCCACGCTATCGTCGGTCGCGTCGTGCCTGAGCATGATCCGGTCTACAAGGTGTCGATCATTCCGCGCGGTCGTGCGCTGGGTGTGACCATGTTCCTGCCGGAAGAAGATCGATACAGCCTGTCCAAGCGCGCCTTGATCAGCCAGATCTGCTCGTTGTACGGCGGCCGTATCGCTGAAGAGATGACCCTGGGCTTTGATGGCGTTACTACCGGTGCGTCGAACGACATCATGCGTGCAAGTCAGATTGCACGAAACATGGTGACCAAGTGGGGGCTGTCGGAAAAACTCGGTCCGTTGATGTACGCCGAAGAAGAGGGTGAAGTGTTCCTCGGTCGTGGCGGCGGTGGTCAGAGTGCAAGCTTCTCCGGTGAGACTGCCAAGCTGATCGACTCCGAAGTGCGCAGCATCATTGATCAGTGCTACGGCACAGCCAAGCAGATCCTCACGGATAACCGTGACAAGCTCGACGCCATGGCGGACGCCCTGATGAAGTACGAGACGATCGACGCCGATCAGATCGACGACATCATGGCCGGTCGTACGCCTCGTGAACCACGCGACTGGTCGGGCGGCGGTGCTGGTACCTCCGGAACACCTCCGGTGGCGCAGGATCCGCGTCCGGAAACACCGATCGGCGGTCCGGCTGCTGACGTTTAAGGTTTGAAATGACTTCTGTTCAGTCCCTGACCCGGTTGCCTTGCGGCAACCGGGTTCTTGATTTGGCCCATACGCATGTCATGGGCATTCTCAATGTCACTCCCGATTCCTTTTCCGATGGCGGCCGATACAGCCAGCTCGATGCAGCGCTGCGCCACGCCGAAGCGATGGTGGCGGCTGGTGCAACGCTGATAGATGTCGGTGGTGAGTCGACCCGGCCTGGCGCCAGGGCGGTTTCACCGCTCGAAGAGCTTGAGCGCGTTGCGCCGATTGTCGAGCGCATCAATCGCGAGCTGGATGTGATCATCTCAGTTGATACTTCCACGCCAGCAGTCATGCGCGAAACTGCGCGACTGGGTGCTGGGTTGATCAATGATGTACGGTCATTGCGACGTGACGGCGCCCTGGATGCTGCGGCGGCGACCGGTCTTCCGGTGTGTCTGATGCATATGCTCGGCGAGCCGGGCGATATGCAGGACGATCCGCAGTATCGCGACGTGACGAAAGAGGTGGGTGAGTTTCTCGCCGAGCGCATGGCACAGTGTGCGTCAGTGGGGATTCCGGCTGAGCGGATCATTCTTGATCCGGGTTTCGGTTTCGCGAAAACCCTGCAGCACAATCTAAGCTTGTTCAAACATATGGAGGCCTTGCATGCCTTGGGGCGGCCCCTGTTGGTAGGGGTTTCGCGAAAGAGCATGATAGGTCAGGCCTTGAATCGTCCGGTTGGCGAACGTCTGTATGGCGGTCTGGCGTTGGCAGCGCTGGCTTCGGTTAAGGGCGCGCGCATATTGCGCGTTCATGATGTGGCCGAAACAGTCGATCTCGTGCGGATGATTGCCGCAGTGGAATCAGCCGAATAAGAATGATGGAGCACTTATGACTAAGAAATATTTTGGCACCGACGGCATTCGTGGTCGGGTCGGCGAATATCCGATCACTCCAGACTTTATGCTCAAGCTCGGTTGGGCTGCCGGCATGGCGTTCCGCAAGATGGGTGCCTGCAAGGTGCTGGTAGGCAAGGACACTCGAATTTCCGGGTACATGTTCGAATCGGCACTTGAAGCCGGGCTGACTTCGGCCGGTGCCGACGTGATGCTCCTGGGGCCAATGCCGACACCGGCCATCGCGTACCTGACGCGTACTTTCCATGCCGAGGCCGGCATCGTGATCAGTGCTTCGCACAATCCACACGATGACAACGGCATCAAGTTTTTCTCCGGGAAAGGCACCAAGCTTCCGGATGAAGTCGAGTTGATGATCGAAGAGTTGCTCGATACCCCGATGACCGTGGTTGAGTCGAGCAAGATCGGCAGGGTGTCGCGCATCAACGATGCCTCGGGTCGTTACATTGAATTCTGCAAGAGCAGCGTCCCGACCGGCACCAGCTTCGCGGGCCTGAAAATCGTAATCGACTGCGCCCATGGTGCGACTTACAAAGTCGCGCCTAGCGTATTCCGTGAGCTGGGTGCCGATGTTGTTGTGTTATCTGCTCAGCCAAACGGCCTGAACATCAACGAAAATTGCGGATCGACTCATATGGGTCCACTGCAAGCTGCCGTATTGGCCGAACATGCCGATCTGGGTATCGCCTTCGATGGTGATGGTGATCGGGTGCTGATGGTCGATCACACTGGCGCTGTCGTCGATGGTGATGAGCTGCTGTTCATCATCGCTCGCGATCTGCATGAGCGTGGCAAGTTGCAGGGCGGCGTGGTCGGTACGTTGATGAGTAACCTGGGCCTGGAACTGGCCCTGGCAGATCTGTCGATTCCATTTGTGCGCGCCAATGTCGGCGACCGTTATGTGATCGCTGACCTGCTGGAGCGCAACTGGTTGGTCGGTGGCGAGAACTCCGGGCACATCGTCTGCTTCAATCACACCACCACCGGTGATGCGATCATCGCGGCGTTGCAGGTGTTGATGGCGCTGAAGACTCGCTCCGAAGGACTGGCTCAGGCCCGTCAGGCGCTGCGCAAGTGTCCTCAGGTGCTGATTAATGTCCGTTTCGGCGGCGGTGCGAGCCCTCTCGAACATCCGTCGGTTATGGAGGCCAGCGAGCGCGTCACGCAGGCCATGGCGGGTCGTGGGCGTGTGCTGTTGCGCAAGTCCGGTACCGAGCCACTGGTGCGGGTCATGGTTGAAGGCGAGGACGAAACACAGGTTCGTGGTTATGCCGAAGAGCTGGCAAAACTGGTTACTGAAGTTTCTGCCTGAATTCGGCTTGCCAGCCATGATTGTGTTGGGTAACATCTGCGCCCACTTTGACCGACGAGGTACAGCATGCGTCGCCCTATGGTAGCTGGTAACTGGAAGATGCACGGTACCCGCGCCAGCGTCGCTGAGCTGATCAATGGCTTGCGTAATCTAGCCTTGCCGAGCGGTGTTGATGTAGCGGTATTCCCGTCCTTTCTGCATGTCAATCAAGTGATTGATGGTCTGGAAGGAAAGTCGATCAAGGTCGGCGCGCAGAACGCTGCGGTGGAATCCAAACAAGGTGCGTTGACCGGTGAAGTTGCGCCGAGTCAGCTGGCCGAAGAGGGTTGCTCACTGGTACTCGTGGGTCACTCTGAACGTCGCCAGATCATCGGCGAGAATGATGAAACACTCATTCGCAAGTTCGCAGCGGCACAGGCATGTGGCTTGATTCCGGTGTTGTGCATAGGGGAAACCCTTGAGCAGCGCGAAGCCGGGAAAACTCTTGAGGTTGTCGGGCGTCAGCTGGGCAGCATCATTGAGGAGCTGGGTGTTGGTGCTTTTGCAAAGGCAGTAATTGCTTACGAGCCGGTCTGGGCCATTGGCACCGGGCTGACTGCTTCGCCGCAACAGGCGCAGGATGTGCACGCAGCCATTCGCGCTCAGTTGGCAGCAGAGAATTCTGAGGTCGCACAAGGTGTGCGGCTTCTATACGGCGGCAGCGTGAAGGCGGCCAATGCGGTCGAACTGTTCGGCATGCCGGATATCGATGGGGGGCTCATTGGTGGAGCTTCCCTGAATGCAGATGAGTTCGGTGCGATTTGTCGCGCCGCGGGAAACTGAAAAAATGCTGGAAACAGTCGTAGTCGTTTTTCATCTGCTGGGCGCATTGGGCGTAGTTGCTCTGGTATTGCTGCAGCAGGGTAAAGGTGCGGATGCTGGCGCGTCTTTCGGAGCAGGTGCTTCAAATACTGTGTTCGGAAGCCAAGGATCCTCTACCTTTCTTAGTAAGTTTACTGCTATACTTGCCGCAGGTTTCTTCATAACCAGCTTAGGGTTAGGTTACTTTGCTAAAGAGAAAGCTCATCAGCTGACTCAAGTAGGTTTGCCAAATCCAGCAGTGTTGGAAGTGCCAAAGCAAAAACCGGCTTCTGATGATGTCCCGGTGCTTCAAGAGCAAAAGTCGGCTACTCCAACGACTGACGTGCCTCCAGCTCAAGAGCAGAAGTAAGAAGGGTTTCAAACGTAGTATTGCCGAGGTGGTGGAATTGGTAGACACGCAACCTTGAGGTGGTTGTGCCCATAGGGTGTAGGGGTTCGAGTCCCCTTCTCGGTACCAATTATCAGGAGAGCCCGCTGTTGCGGGCTTTCTTGTAGGTGGAAGGTTACATTGACCCTGTCAGGGATCGGTCGTATACTTCCGCCCCAGCTTTGTCGCGGGGTGGAGCAGTCTGGTAGCTCGTCGGGCTCATAACCCGAAGGTCGTCGGTTCAAATCCGGCCCCCGCAACCAGTTTAAGGAGCCCCTTTTAAGGGGCTTTTTGTTAGCTGGACACTTTCAACGCCGCTGTTCGACGGCGTTTCAAGGATGGGCGTTTCGCCCATTTTTTTATTTTGCATAGCATGCACATACATGCACGAGGGGGTTCAGGTGTCGAGCAAGCTAGAAGAGTTGCAGGCCTTGCTGGCCCCGGTGGTCGTGGCCCTAGGCTATGAATGCTGGGGTATTGAGTTTTCGGCTCAAGGTCGCCACTCAATGTTGCGCGTTTATATCGATAAAGAAGGCGGTGTGTTGGTTGACGACTGTGCCATCGTCAGCCGTCAGATCAGCGGTGTTCTGGATGTTGAAGATCCAATCGCCGTTGAGTACACCCTTGAAGTTTCCTCGCCAGGCATGGAACGCCCACTGTTCACTCTTGAGCAGTTTGCAAAATTTGCCGGTGAACAAGTGAAGATCAAGCTGCGCTCGCCTTTCGAAGGCCGACGCAACTTTCAGGGCCTTCTGCGCGGTGTAGAAGAGCAGGACGTCGTGGTGCAGGTAGAAGACCATGAGTTCCTGTTGCCGATCGATATGGTCGACAAGGCCAACATTATTCCCAGTTTTGACTGAGACGCGGATCCCGCGGATCCAATGGCTTGCGAAAGGCGAGGCGTACGATGAGCAAAGAAGTACTGCTGGTTGTTGAGTCGGTATCCAATGAAAAGGGCGTACCGGCAAACGTAATTTTTGAAGCGCTGGAGCTGGCTCTGGCCACTGCTACCAAAAAACGTTTCGAGGACGAAGTCGATCTGCGTGTGGAAATCAATCGCCACACCGGTGCTTACGAGACATTCCGTCGCTGGACGGTCGTCGAAGAAGCAAACCTGGACGATCCGGCTATCGAAACCTGGCCGAGCAAGGTTGCAGAAACGCATCCTGGTGCCCAGGTTGGTGATGTAGTCGAAGAAAAGATCGAATCCATCGAGTTCGGCCGTATCGCTGCACAGACTGCCAAGCAAGTCATCGTGCAGAAAGTTCGCGAAGCCGAGCGTGCTCAAGTTGTTGATGCTTACCGCGAGCGCCTGGGTGAAATCATCTCCGGCACCGTGAAGAAAGTGACCCGCGACAACGTGATCGTTGACCTGGGCAACAACGCTGAGGCGTTGCTGGCTCGTGAAGACATCATTTCTCGCGAAACTTTCCGGGTTGGCGTGCGTCTGCGTGCGCTGCTCAAGGAAATCCGCACCGAGAACCGCGGCCCGCAGCTGATCCTGTCGCGTACCGCGCCGGAAATGCTGATCGAGTTGTTCCGCATCGAAGTGCCGGAAATCGCTGAAGGCCTGATCGAAGTAATGGCTGCGTCCCGTGACCCGGGTTCGCGCGCCAAGATCGCGGTCCGCTCCAAGGACAAACGCATTGACCCGCAAGGCGCTTGCATCGGTATGCGCGGTTCGCGCGTCCAGGCAGTGTCGGGCGAGTTGGGCGGCGAGCGTGTGGACATCGTCCTGTGGGACGATAACCCGGCGCAGTTCGTGATTAATGCAATGTCGCCGGCTGAAGTGGCGGCAATTATCGTTGACGAAGATGCCCATGCAATGGACATCGCCGTTGGCGCAGACAATCTGGCTCAGGCCATCGGTCGCGGTGGTCAGAACGTGCGTCTGGCTAGCCAGTTGACTGGCTGGACCCTGAACGTGATGACCGAATCGGACATCCAGGCTAAGCAGCAAGCAGAAACCGGCGACATCCTGCGCAACTTCATCGACGAGCTGGAAGTCGATGAAGACCTGGCGCAAGTGCTGGTAGATGAAGGCTTCACCAGCCTGGAAGAGATTGCCTACGTACCGTTGGAAGAAATGCTCAACATCGACGGCTTTGACGAAGAAACCGTCAACGAGCTTCGCGCTCGCGCCAAGGATCGTTTGTTGACCAAAGCCATCGCTACTGAGGAAAAGCTGGCAGACGCCCATCCGGCCGAAGACCTGCTCTCGCTTGAGGGTATGGACAAGGATTTGGCGATGGAACTGGCGGTGCGCGGCGTAATTACCCGCGAAGACCTGGCCGAGCAGTCTATTGACGACCTGCTCGACATCGACGGCATTGACGATGATCGTGCCGGCAAGTTGATCATGGCCGCCCGAGCCCACTGGTTCGAGTAATTAGGCGCGGCCTGAGGAGAGAAGTGCATGACGCAAGTCACGGTGAAACAACTGGCCGATGAGGTCAAAACACCGGTAGAGCGCCTGTTGCAGCAGATGCGTGAGGCAGGTCTGCCGCACACCGCCGCCGAAGAACATGTGACTGACAGTGAGAAGCAATCTTTGCTGACTCACTTGAAAAGCAGCCACAAGGCGAAAGTGGAAGAACCACGCAAGATCACGCTGCAGCGTAAAACCACCAGCACCCTGCGTGTTGCTGGCAGCAAAAGCATCAGCGTTGAAGTCCGTAAAAGAAAGTTTTCGTGCAACGCAGCCCGGAAGAAATCGAAGCCGAGCGCAAACGCGAACTGGAAGAACGTCGCGCAGTAGATAATGCTGCCCGTCAAAAGGCTGAAGAAGAAGCCAAGCGTCGCGCCGAAGAAGAAGCGCGTCGCCAGCCTGCTACTGCGCAAAACGCTACTAACGATGCTGTCGCAGCGCCTGCTGCGGTTGCCGAGCCAGTACGCGAAAGCGCACCGGTTGTGGCGGCTGCACCGGCTCCTTCTGCCGACCGCAAGCCAAACGATCAGCGTCGTCCGGACAAACCACGTGCCGACGATAATAATCGTCGTAGCGGCGGTGGCGATGGTGAGCGCAAAAACGCTCCGCATCGTGCTTCGGTTAAAGAGAAAGCGCCTGCTCCACGTGTTGCGCCACGTACTACCGACGAAGAAAGCGATGGCTTCCGTCGTGGTGGTCGCGGCAAGGCCAAGCTGAAGAAACGCAACGCTCACGGTTTCCAGAGCCCAACCGGCCCTGTCGTGCGTGATGTGCAGATTGGCGAGACCATCACTGTTGGCGATCTCGCCAATCAGATGTCGGTCAAGGCTGCTGAAATCATCAAGTTCATGTTCAAACTGGGTACCCCAGCGACCATCAACCAGGTGCTTGATCAGGAAACTGCTCAGCTGGTAGCCGAAGAACTGGGCCACAAAGTGACCCTGGTCAGCGACACCGCCCTGGAAGATTCCCTGGCCGAGTCCCTGAAGTTTGAGGGTGAGACGTTCTCCCGTGCACCGGTTGTGACCGTAATGGGCCACGTTGACCACGGTAAAACCTCGCTGCTCGACTACATCCGTCGTGCCAAGGTAGCTGCTGGCGAAGCCGGCGGTATCACCCAGCACATCGGTGCGTACCACGTTGAAACTGATCGCGGTATGGTCACTTTCCTCGATACCCCGGGTCACGCTGCGTTTACCGCAATGCGTGCCCGTGGTGCCAAGGCGACCGACATCGTGATCCTGGTCGTTGCAGCGGACGACGGCGTAATGCCGCAGACCATTGAAGCTGTCCAGCACGCCAAGGCTGCCGGTGTTCCACTGGTCGTTGCAGTGAACAAAATCGACAAGCCGGGCGCTGATCTTGATCGCATCCGTAGTGAACTGTCGGTTCACGGCGTGACCTCGGAAGAGTGGGGCGGCGACACCCCGTTCGTATCGGTTTCGGCGAAAGTCGGTACTGGCGTGGACGAGTTGCTCGAAGCTGTTCTGCTGCAAGCCGAAGTTCTGGAACTGAAAGCGACTCCATCGGCCCCAGGTCGTGGTGTCGTGGTTGAATCGCGTCTCGACAAAGGTCGTGGCCCGGTTGCAACCGTTCTGGTTCAAGACGGTACCCTGCGCCAAGGCGACATGGTCCTGGTCGGTTCGAACTATGGCCGTGTACGTGCCATGCTCGACGAGAACGGCAAGCCAATCAAGGAAGCCGGTCCTTCCATCCCTGTCGAGATCCTCGGCCTGGACGGTACCCCGGACGCCGGCGACGAGATGAGCGTGCTGTCGGACGAGAAGAAAGCCCGTGAAGTGGCTCTGTTCCGTCAAGGCAAGTTCCGCGAAGTCAAGCTGGCCCGTGCTCACGCCGGCAAGCTGGAAAACATCTTCGAAAACATGGGCCAGGCAGAGAAGAAGACGCTTAACATCGTCCTCAAATCTGACGTCCGTGGTTCGCTGGAAGCGTTGAACGGTGCCTTGAACGGCCTGGGTAACGACGAAGTGCAAGTGCGTGTTGTTGGTGGCGGCGTCGGTGGTATCACCGAGTCCGACGCTAACCTGGCGCTGGCCTCCAACGCTGTACTGTTTGGCTTCAACGTGCGTGCCGATGCTGGCGCTCGCAAGATCGTCGAGCAGGAAGGTCTGGATATGCGTTACTACAACGTGATCTACGACATCATCGAAGACGTCAAGAAAGCCCTCACCGGTATGCTGGGCAGCGATGTTCGCGAGAACATCCTGGGTACCGCTGAAGTACGTGACGTGTTCCGTTCGCCGAAGTTTGGCGCGATCGCCGGTTGCATGGTTATCGAAGGTGTTGTTCACCGTAACCGTCCAATCCGTGTACTGCGTGA is a window of Pseudomonas sp. 10S4 DNA encoding:
- the tpiA gene encoding triose-phosphate isomerase; the encoded protein is MRRPMVAGNWKMHGTRASVAELINGLRNLALPSGVDVAVFPSFLHVNQVIDGLEGKSIKVGAQNAAVESKQGALTGEVAPSQLAEEGCSLVLVGHSERRQIIGENDETLIRKFAAAQACGLIPVLCIGETLEQREAGKTLEVVGRQLGSIIEELGVGAFAKAVIAYEPVWAIGTGLTASPQQAQDVHAAIRAQLAAENSEVAQGVRLLYGGSVKAANAVELFGMPDIDGGLIGGASLNADEFGAICRAAGN
- the secG gene encoding preprotein translocase subunit SecG; its protein translation is MLETVVVVFHLLGALGVVALVLLQQGKGADAGASFGAGASNTVFGSQGSSTFLSKFTAILAAGFFITSLGLGYFAKEKAHQLTQVGLPNPAVLEVPKQKPASDDVPVLQEQKSATPTTDVPPAQEQK
- the rimP gene encoding ribosome maturation factor RimP, which translates into the protein MSSKLEELQALLAPVVVALGYECWGIEFSAQGRHSMLRVYIDKEGGVLVDDCAIVSRQISGVLDVEDPIAVEYTLEVSSPGMERPLFTLEQFAKFAGEQVKIKLRSPFEGRRNFQGLLRGVEEQDVVVQVEDHEFLLPIDMVDKANIIPSFD
- the nusA gene encoding transcription termination factor NusA, which gives rise to MSKEVLLVVESVSNEKGVPANVIFEALELALATATKKRFEDEVDLRVEINRHTGAYETFRRWTVVEEANLDDPAIETWPSKVAETHPGAQVGDVVEEKIESIEFGRIAAQTAKQVIVQKVREAERAQVVDAYRERLGEIISGTVKKVTRDNVIVDLGNNAEALLAREDIISRETFRVGVRLRALLKEIRTENRGPQLILSRTAPEMLIELFRIEVPEIAEGLIEVMAASRDPGSRAKIAVRSKDKRIDPQGACIGMRGSRVQAVSGELGGERVDIVLWDDNPAQFVINAMSPAEVAAIIVDEDAHAMDIAVGADNLAQAIGRGGQNVRLASQLTGWTLNVMTESDIQAKQQAETGDILRNFIDELEVDEDLAQVLVDEGFTSLEEIAYVPLEEMLNIDGFDEETVNELRARAKDRLLTKAIATEEKLADAHPAEDLLSLEGMDKDLAMELAVRGVITREDLAEQSIDDLLDIDGIDDDRAGKLIMAARAHWFE